AACCTACGCTAAGCAATCACATCCCAAGGTTCAAGATTAAGAGGCCGCAATTCGCCACTGGCGATGGGGTCGGCCAAGGCAAAGGAAAAGCGTCCAAGTACATTGAGATGCTTATGTTGAAGGGGTGAGAGCCGAGCTTGATCTTCTGGATGAATTGTCATGTCTTCAGACTGTAAGTGTTCCTGTGCGGCCTGCATATATAACGTATTCCAGAGAATAACGGCATTGGTTACGAGGCCGAGTGCATTCAACTGATCTTCCTGTCCC
The Pseudomonadota bacterium DNA segment above includes these coding regions:
- a CDS encoding transposase, whose protein sequence is GQEDQLNALGLVTNAVILWNTLYMQAAQEHLQSEDMTIHPEDQARLSPLQHKHLNVLGRFSFALADPIASGELRPLNLEPWDVIA